The window GAGTAACGTGATAATTTGGCTTTTAGTTCCAATACTTCGGCTCTAAGCTTGTTATTTTCAGCCTCTAAAACTCTAACTTTATTGATGTTTTTATTTCGCATTTGAGTTGAAATATCTTTTTCGCTAGACAATGATGATGAATAAGAGGGTGATTCTGCTTCTTTAGGAAGAATACCGATATCACGTAAGTACATTTCAAGTTGTTCGAGTGAATAGGCAAGAGCGGGGTTTTGTCTGAATGCTGATTTTCCAATACCTGTCTGTTTTGAAAGTTCGCCCCGATTCAGTTTCCCTCTAAAAACTATGTTTTTGTAGTCACAATCTGATTTAGTTGCTTTCCATGCTTCAAACTTGGCTAGATTTTCCTGTGCCAACTGTTTTCCATTTGCCATTACTATTCCTCAAAAACTCTTGTGCTTTTATTAATCACTTGAAATATAAAAAGAAAAACTAGCTGCATATCATTATTAACACTATTTGGATAACTGAGATTTATAATCTATTAGAAAACGGGATCGAGCCACTTTAAACACCTTTGAGGACGCGATACACCGTTTGTCGAGATACACCGCACTCCTTACTTATTTGAGTCTTGGTTAAACCCTCTAAGGCTTTCTTACGTATCTCATTTGCTACATCGGATGATAGTGAAGGGCGACCTATATGTTTTCCCTTTGCTTTTGCAGCCTGCATCCCCTCTCGTTGCCTGATGTTAATCAGTTTTCTTTCGAACTCGGCAAAAGCACCGAGCATTTGCATTGTTAGCTGGGCGAATAGGTCTTCCTTGGTAGAGAACTCAAGCTGTTCACTAACAAACGTAATAGAAGCTCCTTTCTTGTTTATCTCCCCAATTATGCTTTGAAGATCTAGTAGGTTACGTGCCAATCGATCAATAGAATGAACATAGAGTTCGTCGCCTGTTCGCAAGTAATTAATGCACTCTGTAAGAACAGGTCTGTTATACGTAGCCTTAGCAGACATTTTTTCAACAAACGTTCTGTCCAACTCCATATCGACTAACTGCCTATCAACATTCTGTTCTGCACTAGATACTCTTATGTACCCAACTTTTTGAGTTGTCATTAACACACCTGATTATCATTCTATGTAACTAAAACATAATACCTTTAGTTACACTGTGTCAAAAAAACAATTTCGACCTTATGTTACATACAAAAACAGAACCTCAACAGGTGCTGCGTTTGTGTAACTAAAGTATACCTTTTGATACAAAGCATCACTCATTCGTGAATACAAATTTTAATGCTTACAACCCTTTCAAACCGATTCTGGCAGCAAGAAAAGTGGCAGAATACATTCTTGGGCTAGATATGGACGGCATGATGACCTGCTGGACTAAATGCAATGACGTTAGGGCAATTTAGAGGGCAATAGACACTTTCCCATTTTGAGTTGTTGCTCGTAACAGTTCTGCTGTTTCTTATTTGACTAAATTTTCCTAATGATTGTATTGTGCATCTATATGTCTATTAAGTTGGTTACTATCCAGAGTAAATAAATGAGCAAAGCAGGAATTCAGTCAAATCGCGGGGATGGTTACCAGACATTGGTAGCTTTTGATTGGGCTTTAACAGTTCTTTCAGACTCAGACTATCAGTGGCTTGAAATTGACTCTGTAATCTGGTCGGTGGACGACGTTGTTATTGGTAAAGCCGACGGCACCAAAATATGCTGTCAGTGTAAAAAGAACCAGTCACAACATAAAGCTTGGTCTTTTTCTGATCTCGAAGATGAACTGCGAAAAGCAGTCAATGTGTTGATAAACGATCCCCAAACACTAGTTCGCTTTTATTCGCGTAGCGCCTTTGGTGATCTCGCGGCACTGAAAGAATTCAGTTCCAACTATCCTGATGAAGCAACCTACCGAACAGACTTAGGTAAAGCCAATCGAGAAACAGATTCCAAACTAGTTAGTCTGCTCTCCGAGCAAGGCTCAAATATTTCTA of the Vibrio lentus genome contains:
- a CDS encoding VPA1267 family protein, with the protein product MANGKQLAQENLAKFEAWKATKSDCDYKNIVFRGKLNRGELSKQTGIGKSAFRQNPALAYSLEQLEMYLRDIGILPKEAESPSYSSSLSSEKDISTQMRNKNINKVRVLEAENNKLRAEVLELKAKLSRYSELEEVISSMGNIL
- a CDS encoding recombinase family protein, which produces MTTQKVGYIRVSSAEQNVDRQLVDMELDRTFVEKMSAKATYNRPVLTECINYLRTGDELYVHSIDRLARNLLDLQSIIGEINKKGASITFVSEQLEFSTKEDLFAQLTMQMLGAFAEFERKLINIRQREGMQAAKAKGKHIGRPSLSSDVANEIRKKALEGLTKTQISKECGVSRQTVYRVLKGV